The proteins below are encoded in one region of Brachyspira intermedia PWS/A:
- a CDS encoding trigger factor: MDIKDLNFETSTDEKDLVTLKITISKDAYDKELEKQIEYYKPRVNVKGFRVGHAPNNIILSRYREALEGATNEVLIEEAWNTYHDEKNVKALGTPKLLNLDKKDDGLHLDYEYYPIPEFNLPDLASINVEKNKYTVDDNVVEEAYKLSLQRFSHFEESELKSELGDRVFVKIEFDDDANKKYDKELTVVASDDENESIFAKNAVGVKKDDKKLLKTFVDGREATLIMNIVKVEKPDMKDDSKEEDRQKVKESLKEHLIKRAEDRANSELINDTLFNKLIELVNITLPKGYFEEQLEISLNEFERSMSSRGMSKTDFLISVAKTDEDIKKEYEENVRKQITFDMIMAKLSETYKDSITVNEEKAKEYANRMYQYQSYMGLAKLPKEEQQNIINYIMRDAHTRATSEAIMDYVKEHVNVSEKDAGEFKPEESDVWGGY, from the coding sequence ATGGATATTAAAGATTTAAATTTTGAAACTTCAACAGATGAAAAAGATTTAGTTACATTGAAAATCACTATTTCTAAAGACGCTTATGATAAAGAATTAGAAAAACAAATAGAATATTATAAGCCTAGAGTTAATGTTAAAGGTTTTAGAGTAGGTCATGCTCCTAATAATATTATACTTTCAAGATACAGAGAAGCTTTAGAAGGTGCTACTAATGAAGTTTTAATAGAAGAGGCTTGGAATACTTATCATGATGAGAAAAATGTTAAGGCTTTAGGTACTCCTAAACTTCTTAATTTAGACAAAAAAGATGACGGACTTCATCTTGATTATGAATATTATCCTATACCTGAATTTAACTTGCCTGATTTGGCTTCTATAAACGTAGAAAAAAATAAATATACAGTTGATGATAATGTTGTAGAAGAAGCTTATAAACTTTCTCTTCAAAGATTTTCTCATTTTGAAGAAAGCGAATTAAAATCTGAACTTGGTGACAGAGTTTTTGTAAAAATAGAATTTGATGATGATGCAAATAAAAAATATGATAAAGAACTTACTGTAGTTGCCAGCGATGATGAAAATGAAAGCATATTTGCTAAAAATGCTGTAGGTGTAAAAAAAGATGATAAAAAACTTCTTAAAACTTTTGTTGACGGCAGAGAAGCTACTTTAATAATGAATATAGTAAAAGTAGAAAAACCAGATATGAAAGATGATTCTAAAGAAGAAGACAGACAAAAAGTAAAAGAATCATTAAAAGAACATTTAATAAAAAGAGCAGAAGACAGAGCTAACAGCGAACTTATTAATGATACATTGTTTAATAAATTAATAGAGTTAGTTAATATTACTCTTCCTAAAGGTTATTTTGAAGAGCAATTAGAAATCTCTTTAAATGAATTTGAAAGATCTATGTCCAGCAGAGGAATGAGTAAAACTGATTTCTTAATTTCTGTTGCTAAAACTGATGAAGATATCAAAAAAGAATATGAGGAAAATGTAAGAAAGCAAATCACTTTTGATATGATTATGGCTAAACTTTCAGAAACTTATAAAGATTCTATAACAGTAAATGAAGAGAAAGCAAAAGAATATGCTAACAGAATGTATCAGTATCAAAGCTATATGGGACTTGCTAAACTTCCTAAAGAAGAACAGCAGAATATAATTAATTATATAATGCGTGATGCTCATACTAGAGCAACTTCTGAAGCTATAATGGATTATGTTAAAGAGCATGTAAATGTTTCAGAAAAAGATGCAGGCGAATTTAAACCTGAAGAAAGCGATGTTTGGGGCGGATATTAA
- the efp gene encoding elongation factor P has translation MLPVNDLRKGDAIILDGETYLVVDAHFHRAQQRKANVKTKLKNMLKGNMIEKTFSSTESVEEADLSYKKAQYLYEEGDSYVFMILDNYEQVHVSADILGDSKYYLLDSCEVDLQYINDEVTAVRFPIHVILEVTYTEPGFKGDTTGTTLKPAKLETGIEVNVPLFINIGDKIKVDTRDDSYVERVNK, from the coding sequence ATGTTACCAGTAAATGATTTAAGAAAAGGCGATGCTATAATTTTAGACGGAGAAACTTATTTAGTAGTAGATGCACATTTTCACAGAGCACAGCAAAGAAAGGCAAATGTTAAGACAAAATTAAAAAATATGCTTAAAGGAAATATGATAGAAAAAACTTTTTCTTCTACTGAAAGCGTTGAAGAAGCTGATTTATCATATAAAAAAGCTCAGTATCTTTATGAAGAAGGCGACAGTTATGTATTTATGATATTAGACAATTATGAACAAGTTCATGTAAGTGCTGATATATTAGGAGACAGCAAATATTATTTATTAGACAGCTGTGAAGTTGATTTACAATATATTAATGATGAAGTTACAGCAGTACGTTTCCCTATTCATGTAATATTAGAGGTTACTTATACAGAACCTGGATTTAAAGGGGATACTACTGGTACTACTTTAAAGCCTGCAAAACTTGAAACAGGTATAGAAGTTAATGTGCCTTTATTCATAAATATAGGTGATAAAATTAAAGTTGATACTAGAGATGACAGCTATGTTGAACGCGTAAACAAATAA
- a CDS encoding Cof-type HAD-IIB family hydrolase — protein sequence MIDNIKLIATDLDGTFFNSNSAISDYNKDVFQFLMKNGVEIILATGRALNSVKHYKNILSNDNYSIIFNGAAIVDNEGNFIYDKVIDANTSKSIINIYDKYNVYLHVYKQNIHIASDIDFYLKRYIEKEKVNDVAIGLENIEDFEFNKMVFIGDREELERLQNDIRNSFNVHTCFSHTNFLEVLASGINKGSALEWICSQKGIKRDEVIAFGDNYNDIEMIEYAGVGVAMENAEEALKKKADYICLTNDEDGVGKFLKKYMKF from the coding sequence ATGATTGATAATATAAAATTAATAGCCACAGATTTAGACGGCACATTTTTTAATAGTAATAGTGCTATAAGCGATTATAATAAAGATGTTTTTCAATTTCTAATGAAAAACGGTGTAGAAATAATATTAGCTACAGGAAGAGCTTTAAACAGTGTAAAGCATTATAAAAATATTCTCTCTAATGATAATTATTCTATAATATTTAATGGTGCTGCTATAGTAGATAATGAAGGAAATTTTATATACGATAAAGTTATAGACGCCAATACATCAAAATCTATTATAAATATTTATGATAAATATAATGTCTATTTACATGTTTATAAACAGAATATACATATAGCTTCAGATATTGATTTTTATTTAAAAAGATACATTGAAAAAGAAAAAGTAAATGATGTTGCTATAGGTTTAGAAAATATTGAAGATTTTGAATTCAATAAAATGGTATTTATAGGCGATAGAGAAGAACTTGAAAGGCTTCAAAATGATATAAGAAATAGTTTTAATGTTCATACATGTTTTTCTCATACTAATTTTCTAGAAGTATTAGCCTCTGGTATTAATAAAGGCAGTGCTTTAGAATGGATATGCAGTCAAAAAGGTATAAAAAGAGATGAAGTAATAGCTTTCGGCGACAATTATAATGATATTGAAATGATAGAGTATGCCGGAGTAGGCGTTGCTATGGAAAATGCAGAAGAAGCATTAAAGAAAAAGGCTGATTATATATGTTTAACAAATGATGAGGACGGAGTAGGTAAATTTTTAAAAAAATATATGAAATTTTGA
- the clpX gene encoding ATP-dependent Clp protease ATP-binding subunit ClpX has product MSKKNNDKKEVCSLCGRELKELSRYIEGNEGYLCSDCSSIANDYFNMNMQKKKSKEKDYDIKIVPPKQIKALLDEYVVGQDYAKKVLSVAVYNHYKRITQNTEDKNDVEIEKSNVLLIGPTGSGKTLLARTLAKALNVPFAIADATTVTEAGYVGDDVENILLRLIQNADGDIKLAEKGIIYIDEIDKISRKSESRSITRDVSGEGVQQALLKIVEGTVATVPPHGGRKHPHQDNLHIDTSNILFICGGAFIDIEKSIAERTSKKGLGFAAEVNSMDNLNYDEIMKNIATEDLVKYGLIPELIGRLPVIATLEELKEEELLKILKEPKNALTKQYQKLFSYDNIELKIDDEALKSIVKKTMEEHTGARGLRALFERVMLDAMYDMPTDDKEKQVFELDKKYVNEKLGIDD; this is encoded by the coding sequence ATGTCTAAAAAGAATAATGATAAGAAAGAAGTTTGTTCTCTTTGCGGAAGAGAATTAAAAGAATTAAGCCGATACATTGAAGGCAATGAAGGATATTTATGTTCAGATTGTTCTTCCATAGCGAATGACTATTTTAACATGAATATGCAAAAGAAAAAATCTAAAGAAAAAGATTATGATATAAAAATAGTTCCTCCTAAACAGATTAAAGCATTACTTGATGAATATGTTGTAGGGCAGGATTATGCTAAAAAAGTATTGTCAGTAGCTGTTTATAATCATTATAAGAGAATAACGCAGAATACTGAAGATAAAAATGATGTAGAAATAGAGAAGTCTAATGTACTTTTGATAGGACCTACAGGAAGCGGTAAAACATTATTAGCAAGAACTTTAGCTAAGGCTTTGAATGTACCTTTTGCTATTGCTGATGCCACTACTGTAACAGAGGCCGGTTATGTAGGCGATGATGTTGAGAATATACTATTAAGACTTATACAGAATGCTGACGGAGATATAAAATTAGCTGAGAAAGGCATAATATATATTGATGAGATAGATAAAATTTCTCGTAAAAGCGAATCGCGTTCTATAACAAGAGATGTATCAGGTGAAGGAGTTCAGCAGGCATTATTAAAAATAGTTGAAGGCACTGTTGCTACTGTTCCTCCTCATGGCGGAAGAAAGCATCCTCATCAGGATAATTTGCATATAGATACTTCTAATATACTTTTTATATGCGGAGGTGCTTTCATTGATATAGAAAAGTCTATAGCTGAAAGAACTTCTAAAAAAGGTTTAGGATTTGCTGCTGAAGTTAATTCTATGGATAATCTCAATTATGATGAGATAATGAAAAATATTGCTACTGAGGATTTAGTTAAATATGGTCTTATACCGGAGCTTATAGGAAGGCTTCCTGTTATAGCTACTTTAGAAGAGCTTAAGGAAGAAGAGCTATTAAAAATATTAAAAGAGCCTAAAAATGCTTTAACTAAACAGTATCAGAAATTATTTTCTTATGACAATATAGAATTAAAAATAGATGATGAGGCATTAAAATCTATAGTTAAAAAGACTATGGAAGAGCATACAGGTGCTAGAGGTTTAAGAGCATTATTTGAGCGTGTTATGCTTGATGCTATGTATGATATGCCTACAGATGATAAAGAAAAGCAAGTATTTGAGCTTGATAAAAAATATGTTAATGAAAAATTAGGTATTGATGATTAA
- the clpP gene encoding ATP-dependent Clp endopeptidase proteolytic subunit ClpP: MTIPYVIEQTSRGERSYDIYSRLLKDRIIFLGGEINDDVANVVIAQLLFLESADPEKDISLYINSPGGVVTAALGMYDTMQYVKPDVATLCVGQAASAGALLLAGGAKGKRFATANSRIMIHQPSGGSRGMVTDMEIQLKETIRLKSILNNIMANHTGQDIKKLEADMDRDYFMSADEAKEYGIIDKVFSSRE; encoded by the coding sequence ATGACTATACCTTATGTAATAGAGCAAACAAGCAGAGGAGAACGTTCCTACGATATATATTCCAGACTTTTAAAAGATAGAATTATATTTTTGGGCGGCGAGATTAATGATGATGTTGCTAATGTAGTTATAGCACAGCTTTTATTTTTGGAATCAGCTGATCCTGAAAAAGATATTTCTTTATACATTAATAGTCCCGGAGGAGTTGTTACAGCTGCTTTAGGTATGTATGATACTATGCAGTATGTTAAGCCTGATGTTGCTACTTTATGCGTTGGACAAGCTGCTTCAGCAGGTGCTTTACTTCTTGCAGGCGGTGCTAAAGGTAAAAGATTTGCTACTGCTAATTCAAGAATAATGATTCACCAACCTTCAGGTGGTTCTAGAGGTATGGTTACTGATATGGAAATACAATTAAAAGAAACTATTCGTTTAAAAAGTATTCTTAATAATATCATGGCTAATCATACAGGTCAGGATATCAAAAAACTTGAAGCTGATATGGACAGAGATTATTTTATGAGTGCTGATGAAGCTAAAGAATACGGCATCATAGATAAAGTTTTTTCAAGCAGAGAATAA
- a CDS encoding peptide ABC transporter substrate-binding protein has translation MKKFLILIVILSLFIFSCSSSKTKDDSIVVSLGGEVATIDPHLNTASAGTVYIRHFFEGLMKKDKDGKIVGGMAENYKMSEDGITYTFYLRTNAKWSDGVPVTADDFVYSYKRFVDPKTAAPYASLMAPVKNALKISSGDVNVEELGIKKIDDYTIEITLENPTAYFLELADMFVPVRKDIIEKYGDDWVSTPESYIGNGSYKMTERVRDDKIVMEINTNYYDKDSIVAKKITISMISDKNTALAALRNGQIHFSNLVPTQEVDNLQKEGLIVMNQAYGTVFFEMNLTNEALKDSRVRRALALAIDRNYIVDSINKSGQKPAGAFVPPLISDYEGEFREKGGDYISVQSNDYQKNIEEAKKLMAEAGYPNGENYPVLEVLVANDGNVVMVEAIQQMWKNIGVDAVIVPREWAVILQSFRDLSYQMVLSGWTGDYNDPMTMLELYLSYAPSNPGYNNPEYDKLIESSKHIVNPQERMKVLHEAEKILMYDMPIIPIHYRANALMVSKQLKDYKLDPLAKYRFHYSYLEK, from the coding sequence ATGAAAAAATTTTTAATCTTAATAGTTATATTATCACTTTTCATATTTTCATGTTCATCTAGCAAAACTAAAGATGATTCCATAGTTGTATCTTTAGGAGGAGAAGTTGCTACTATAGATCCTCATCTTAATACTGCAAGTGCAGGTACTGTTTATATAAGACATTTTTTTGAAGGTCTTATGAAAAAGGATAAAGATGGAAAAATAGTCGGCGGAATGGCTGAAAACTATAAAATGAGTGAAGATGGAATTACTTATACCTTCTATTTGAGAACTAATGCTAAATGGTCTGACGGAGTACCTGTTACTGCTGATGATTTTGTATATAGCTATAAAAGATTTGTTGATCCTAAAACTGCTGCTCCTTATGCTTCGCTTATGGCTCCTGTAAAAAATGCATTAAAAATATCTAGCGGCGATGTGAATGTTGAAGAATTAGGAATAAAAAAGATCGATGATTACACTATAGAAATAACATTAGAAAATCCTACTGCATATTTTTTAGAGCTTGCTGATATGTTTGTACCTGTTAGAAAAGACATCATAGAAAAATATGGTGATGATTGGGTATCAACTCCTGAAAGTTATATAGGTAATGGGTCTTATAAAATGACTGAAAGAGTTAGAGATGATAAAATAGTTATGGAAATTAATACTAACTATTATGATAAAGATTCAATAGTTGCTAAGAAAATTACAATATCAATGATATCAGATAAAAACACTGCATTAGCTGCTTTGAGAAACGGACAAATACATTTTTCTAATTTAGTACCTACTCAGGAAGTTGATAATCTTCAGAAAGAAGGTTTAATAGTTATGAATCAGGCTTATGGTACTGTATTCTTTGAAATGAACCTTACAAACGAAGCATTGAAAGATTCTAGAGTTCGCAGGGCATTAGCTCTTGCTATTGACAGAAACTATATAGTAGATTCAATAAACAAATCTGGTCAGAAACCTGCAGGTGCATTCGTTCCTCCTCTAATAAGTGATTATGAAGGCGAGTTCAGAGAAAAAGGCGGAGATTATATTAGCGTACAAAGCAATGATTATCAGAAAAATATAGAAGAGGCTAAAAAATTGATGGCTGAGGCTGGATATCCTAATGGTGAGAATTATCCTGTTTTAGAGGTTTTAGTGGCAAATGACGGTAATGTTGTTATGGTTGAAGCTATACAGCAAATGTGGAAGAATATTGGTGTTGATGCTGTTATAGTACCTAGAGAATGGGCTGTTATACTTCAGAGTTTCAGAGATTTAAGCTATCAGATGGTTTTAAGCGGTTGGACTGGTGATTATAATGATCCTATGACTATGCTTGAATTATATTTAAGCTATGCTCCAAGCAATCCTGGCTACAATAATCCTGAATATGATAAACTTATAGAAAGCTCTAAACATATAGTTAATCCTCAGGAAAGAATGAAAGTTCTTCATGAAGCTGAAAAAATACTTATGTATGATATGCCTATAATACCTATACATTACAGAGCAAATGCTTTAATGGTTTCAAAACAGCTTAAAGATTATAAACTTGATCCTTTGGCTAAATACAGATTCCATTATTCATATTTAGAAAAATAA
- a CDS encoding DNA polymerase III subunit delta' gives MAKVLGQTTPLKIMSGIYKSGRLHHAYLFYGDEGIGKFESALNYAKAICCERGNGTYCDECKSCKMIDQYKHPDVIVAGTDERFRNAELYFNQYLEYKMPHLFNNFYSACRSILYKVESMLFDSYDNYPTSEPKEYMLGSKKETSRYALIEPYYLAVNYTLNELNADNVEFIDSIFRNKSKEALNIAKNKGGKKKISIEGDFFSALKKIHYNIIHTVIPLDTVRNIIELTYRKPRISNKRIIIIEGIELMDKRAPNIFLRTLEEPSDNNIFILITSDTNKLVQDGMKPLRSRMMELKFSPLSENTLRSILMKRLRLNEEKTALALENSYGSVAKAVKYVLDKKSNTSDNIYKVLLSFMDAALNNNPSQIASLATLLSDGDYEIADAFREMINILKKSLEDKYLEIENRDYILPSSISDESIVWTIDELDSTINTLINTNTQPKMLLYKTLGNIFTWLHNYNKNI, from the coding sequence TTGGCTAAGGTATTAGGACAAACAACCCCGCTGAAAATAATGTCAGGAATATATAAAAGCGGCAGACTTCATCATGCCTATCTTTTCTACGGAGATGAGGGAATTGGCAAATTTGAAAGTGCTTTAAATTATGCTAAGGCTATTTGCTGCGAGAGAGGAAACGGAACTTACTGCGATGAATGCAAATCCTGTAAAATGATAGATCAATACAAACACCCTGATGTTATAGTGGCAGGCACAGATGAAAGATTTAGAAATGCTGAGCTTTATTTTAATCAATATTTAGAATATAAAATGCCGCATTTATTTAATAATTTTTATTCTGCATGCCGTTCTATACTGTATAAAGTTGAATCTATGCTTTTTGATAGTTATGATAATTATCCTACAAGCGAACCAAAAGAATATATGCTTGGAAGTAAAAAAGAAACTTCAAGATATGCTTTAATAGAACCTTATTATTTGGCTGTTAATTATACTTTAAATGAGTTAAATGCTGATAATGTTGAGTTTATAGATTCTATATTCAGAAATAAATCAAAAGAAGCTTTAAATATAGCTAAAAATAAAGGCGGCAAGAAAAAAATTTCTATAGAAGGCGATTTCTTCAGTGCATTAAAAAAAATACATTATAATATAATACATACGGTAATTCCGCTTGATACAGTAAGAAATATTATAGAATTAACGTACAGAAAGCCGAGAATATCAAATAAGAGAATTATTATCATAGAAGGTATAGAATTAATGGATAAGAGGGCTCCTAATATCTTTTTAAGAACTTTAGAAGAACCCTCAGACAATAATATATTTATTCTAATAACTTCAGATACTAATAAATTGGTGCAAGATGGTATGAAACCTCTAAGATCGCGCATGATGGAATTAAAATTTTCACCTTTATCAGAAAATACTTTAAGATCCATATTAATGAAGAGATTGAGGCTAAATGAAGAAAAAACAGCCCTTGCATTAGAAAATTCTTATGGAAGTGTGGCTAAAGCAGTAAAATATGTACTTGACAAAAAATCAAATACAAGCGATAATATATACAAAGTATTATTATCTTTTATGGACGCTGCTTTAAATAACAATCCGTCTCAAATAGCCTCACTTGCCACATTACTAAGTGACGGAGATTATGAGATAGCTGATGCTTTTAGAGAAATGATTAATATTTTAAAAAAGTCTTTAGAAGATAAGTATCTTGAAATAGAAAATAGAGATTATATATTGCCTAGTTCTATTTCAGATGAAAGTATTGTATGGACTATTGATGAATTAGATTCTACAATCAATACCCTAATTAATACAAATACTCAACCTAAAATGCTGCTTTATAAAACTTTAGGCAACATTTTTACTTGGTTACACAATTATAATAAAAACATATAG
- the guaB gene encoding IMP dehydrogenase, which translates to MPINIKEALTFDDVLLVPKESDILPKDVTLRRKLTKKVTLNTPLISSPMDTVTESKMAIAMALCGGLGVIHKNMPLEQQVKEVEIVKSFKDIENKEKATLSEDGSLIAAAAIGISDDRYERIEKLIEAKVDLIVIDTAHGHSKNVLTAIKEIKDKYTQVEVIAGNIATADGAKALIDAGVDAIKIGIGAGSICTTRIIAGVGVPQLTAIHDASEIAKKYNVGAIADGGIKYSGDIVKAFAIGADAVMAGGLFSSTYEAPGDVIIIDGKKYKPYRGMGSVGAMIHGSKDRYFQSEVVNKSKFVPEGIEGVTEYKGHVADVVYQIVGGIRAGMGYIGAKDIQMLQEKAEFIRITNQGLAESHVHDVKITSKAPNY; encoded by the coding sequence ATGCCTATTAATATTAAAGAAGCATTAACCTTTGATGATGTATTATTAGTACCAAAAGAATCAGATATTCTTCCAAAAGATGTAACTTTAAGAAGAAAATTAACAAAAAAAGTAACATTAAACACACCATTAATAAGTTCTCCAATGGACACAGTAACAGAATCTAAAATGGCAATAGCTATGGCATTATGCGGAGGATTAGGTGTTATACATAAAAACATGCCTTTAGAACAGCAAGTTAAAGAAGTAGAAATAGTAAAAAGTTTTAAGGATATAGAAAACAAAGAAAAGGCTACTTTATCAGAAGATGGTTCTTTAATAGCTGCAGCTGCTATAGGCATATCTGATGACAGATATGAGAGAATAGAAAAACTTATAGAAGCAAAAGTAGATTTAATAGTAATAGACACAGCGCATGGACATTCAAAAAATGTACTTACTGCTATAAAAGAAATAAAAGATAAATATACTCAAGTTGAAGTAATAGCAGGAAACATTGCTACTGCAGACGGAGCTAAGGCTTTGATTGATGCCGGAGTAGATGCTATAAAAATAGGAATAGGTGCAGGCTCTATTTGTACAACAAGAATAATTGCTGGTGTTGGTGTTCCTCAGCTTACTGCTATACATGATGCTTCAGAAATAGCTAAAAAATATAATGTAGGAGCTATTGCTGACGGCGGTATAAAGTATTCAGGAGATATAGTTAAAGCATTTGCTATAGGAGCTGATGCTGTTATGGCTGGAGGACTTTTCTCTTCTACTTATGAAGCTCCTGGAGATGTTATTATAATAGACGGTAAAAAATACAAACCTTATAGAGGAATGGGTTCTGTTGGTGCTATGATACATGGAAGCAAAGATAGATATTTCCAAAGTGAGGTTGTTAATAAATCTAAATTTGTACCTGAAGGAATAGAGGGTGTTACTGAATATAAGGGACATGTTGCTGATGTTGTATATCAAATAGTTGGCGGTATTCGTGCTGGTATGGGATATATTGGGGCTAAGGATATACAAATGCTTCAGGAAAAAGCTGAATTTATAAGAATAACTAATCAAGGTTTAGCTGAAAGCCATGTACATGATGTAAAAATAACTTCTAAAGCACCTAACTATTAA
- a CDS encoding ribonuclease HII, giving the protein MDMFLDNKADKFVYEREYLSLGYKYICGIDEVGRGCLFGPVTVAAVIMPLELYNETELINENIVEGVDDSKKISAKKREELYDKIIDKALCYSIYSVDSKTIDEINIYNAVKLAMVNAINGLNIKPDILLIDAVKLDTDIKQCSITKGDSKSYSIGCASIVAKVYRDRMMNELPDSYQKYKVAKNKGYGTKEHMKYIEMYGPSDMHRYSFEPIKSNYKETENDLLL; this is encoded by the coding sequence ATGGATATGTTTTTAGATAATAAAGCTGATAAATTTGTTTATGAGAGAGAATATTTATCATTAGGTTATAAATATATATGCGGCATTGATGAAGTAGGTAGGGGCTGTTTATTTGGTCCTGTTACAGTTGCTGCTGTTATAATGCCTTTAGAACTTTATAATGAAACAGAATTAATAAATGAAAATATAGTTGAAGGCGTAGATGATTCAAAAAAAATATCTGCCAAAAAAAGAGAAGAACTTTATGATAAAATTATAGATAAGGCTTTATGCTATAGTATTTACTCTGTTGATTCAAAAACTATAGATGAGATAAATATTTATAATGCTGTAAAACTTGCTATGGTTAATGCTATTAATGGTTTGAATATTAAGCCTGATATATTATTAATAGATGCAGTAAAATTGGATACAGATATAAAACAATGTTCTATAACTAAAGGCGATTCTAAATCATATAGTATAGGATGTGCAAGTATAGTTGCAAAAGTATATAGAGATAGAATGATGAATGAGCTTCCTGATTCTTATCAGAAGTATAAAGTTGCAAAAAATAAAGGTTACGGTACTAAAGAGCATATGAAATATATAGAAATGTACGGCCCTAGCGATATGCATAGATATTCTTTTGAACCTATAAAATCAAATTATAAAGAAACAGAAAATGATTTATTATTATAA
- a CDS encoding superoxide dismutase, with the protein MFDLMKLPYGKEDLAPYMSSNTLDFHHGKHLNTYVTTLNDLVAKDSALQGKSIEELITLSHNNADKQAVFNNAGQVYNHEEFFKMLKKDVAIPAEVKSKIEADFGSFDAFKEAFTTGGKTQFGSGWVWLVMNNGKLEVRKYANAMNPVADKVHGVLTCDVWEHAYYLDYQNRRPDFLTTFVDHLVNWDYVAERIKLAK; encoded by the coding sequence ATGTTTGATCTAATGAAATTACCTTATGGAAAAGAAGATTTAGCACCATATATGTCTTCTAACACATTGGATTTCCATCATGGAAAACACTTAAATACTTATGTTACTACTCTTAATGATTTAGTAGCTAAAGATTCAGCTTTACAAGGAAAAAGCATTGAGGAATTAATCACTTTATCTCACAACAATGCTGATAAACAAGCTGTATTTAACAATGCTGGTCAAGTTTATAACCATGAAGAATTCTTTAAAATGCTTAAAAAAGATGTTGCTATACCTGCTGAAGTAAAATCAAAAATCGAAGCAGATTTCGGTTCTTTTGATGCTTTCAAAGAAGCTTTCACTACTGGCGGTAAAACTCAATTCGGTTCTGGATGGGTTTGGCTTGTTATGAACAATGGTAAATTAGAAGTAAGAAAATATGCTAATGCTATGAACCCTGTTGCTGATAAAGTACATGGTGTTTTAACTTGCGATGTTTGGGAACATGCTTACTATTTAGACTATCAAAACAGAAGACCTGATTTCTTAACTACTTTTGTTGATCATTTAGTAAATTGGGACTATGTTGCTGAAAGAATCAAACTTGCTAAATAA
- the rbr gene encoding rubrerythrin has translation MKDLKGTKTEKNLNEAFAGESMARNKYTYFASVARNEGYEQIAAIFLETAENEREHAKVHFKYLNGIGDTLQNLQAAWEGENEEYENMYPRMAKEATEEGFDEIARSMKLIGDVEKEHRERYAKLREAVKSGSVFKKATKVQWKCRNCGFIVESEEAPELCPVCKHAKKFFEVRVENF, from the coding sequence ATGAAGGATTTAAAAGGTACAAAAACAGAAAAAAACTTAAATGAAGCTTTTGCTGGCGAATCTATGGCTAGAAACAAATATACTTATTTTGCTAGCGTAGCAAGAAACGAAGGTTATGAGCAAATCGCTGCTATTTTCCTTGAAACAGCTGAAAATGAAAGAGAACATGCTAAAGTACATTTCAAATATCTTAACGGTATAGGTGATACTCTTCAAAACTTACAAGCTGCTTGGGAAGGTGAAAATGAAGAATACGAAAATATGTACCCAAGAATGGCTAAAGAAGCTACTGAAGAAGGTTTCGATGAAATAGCTCGTTCTATGAAATTAATCGGTGATGTTGAAAAAGAACACAGAGAAAGATATGCTAAATTAAGAGAAGCTGTAAAAAGCGGAAGCGTTTTCAAAAAAGCTACTAAAGTTCAATGGAAATGCAGAAACTGTGGTTTCATCGTTGAAAGCGAAGAAGCTCCTGAACTTTGCCCAGTTTGTAAACATGCTAAAAAATTCTTCGAAGTTAGAGTTGAAAACTTCTAA